DNA sequence from the Terriglobia bacterium genome:
GTAGATCCTTGTGCCATCATTGTCGAAATCGACGGATTCGACCAGGCGGTCCCCTGCTTTGTTGCCCGAGACCAGCTTCATTTTTTGCGCCCCCTCGGGCCACGTGACGACCAGCATGTCGTTGCGTCCCTTCAGCAAACCGACGAAAAGACCATCGCAAGGAACGTGAAGCACGCTCGTCGAAGGATATTCTCGCGCCTCGAATACCAGATCGTCCCCGATAAAACCTGGCACTACGCCATATTCAATCGTACTGATCAGACTTATTCCTTTCATAGCCTTGGCGGGCTCAATCGCGACAATCTCCCTCCCACCGAACGAGAACACGGCACCACAACTTGACGGCTCATCCCAATGGACCCGGATCGCCGGGACATGATTTTCTCTGGTCGCTGGCCGTGAATGCTTATGCTCCGCCGTCTCCTGGTGGTGCGAGGACCCTGGCAGCGCGCCGTTCCCGACTGTCCCCTTCCACGCTCGCCGCTCTTAAATCGCTGGAGGCGCTGCAGAAAGACGCAATCACGAAGAACAAAACTCTTCTGCAAAAAACCAAGCCGCCGGCCAAGACCAAGACAAAAGCACCGGCTAAACCCAAAGACAAATAGACAGCCAGACCGTAGCCAGCAACGCCGGCTATAACAAAAACTCTCCTCCAAAACAAAGCCGCCGGGTTTCTCCGGCGGCTTCTTTGTGGTTAGAGATTTGCTTAGTTGTTGTACAGGATCACGCCTTCGGTTTTTTCCTGGCCGTCGCCCACTTGGCGATAGAACAGGCTGTCGCCTTCCAGGTAGACCTCAATGAACGCCGGACGCGTGGTGATGGTGCCCTGGATCAGCGCCTCAGACAGCGGGTCTTCAATGTACCGCTGCAAGGCCCGGCGCAGAGGACGCGCGCCATAGCTGCGGTCACTGAGCGTCTTGTCCAGGATCCATTTCTTGGCCTCTTCGTTCACGGTGATGGTGATGTGCCGCTGCGCCAGGTTTCCATTGAGCTGCTGTACCAGCAGTTCCAGGATCTGGATCAGGTCGCCATCCGCCAGGGCGTTGAAGATGATGACTTCATCCAGACGATTCAGGAACTCCGGATTGAAGGTCTTCTTCACTTCCTGTTTGACCAGGTCTTCAACTTTCTCATTGACCATCTCTTCTTTGTCCATGGAGAAGCCAAGACCTTTGCGCTTCATCAAATGGCGCGCGCCGATGTTCGAGGTCATCACGATGATGATGTTCTTGAAGTCCACCGTGTTGCCCAGTCCATCGGTGAGCTGGCCGTCTTCCAGCACTTGCAGCAGGATGTTGAACACGTCCGGGTGCGCTTTCTCGATTTCATCCAGCAGGACCACGGAGTAGGGCGAGCGCTTCACGCGTTCGGTCAACTGGCCGCCTTCTTCGTAGCCCACGTATCCCGGAGGCGAACCGATCAGCTTGCTGACCGAGTGCTTCTCCATGAATTCCGACATATCGAAGCGGATCAGCGACTTCTCGCTGCCGAACAGGAACTGCGCCAGGGTGCGCGCGACTTCCGTCTTGCCCACGCCCGTGGGTCCCAGGAACAGGAACGAGCCAATCGGGCGGTTGGGCGACTTCAAGCCGGCGCGCGAGCGGCGGATGGAGCGGGCCAGGGCGCTGATGGCCTTGTCCTGCGAGATCACGCGCTTGTGCAGCTCTTCTTCCACGCGCAGCAGCTTTTGCGTTTCTTCTTCCTTGATGGAGGTCACGGGCACGCCGGTCCAGCGGCTCACCACTTCCTCAATGTCCTCGCGGTTGACAACGCCCGTGGCCGACTCATCCAGGTGATATTTTTCGCGCAGGGCGCGCAGGTTCTCGCGCTCTTTGCGCTCCTCGTCCGAGTAGAAGCGCGCCTTTTCGAACTCGTGGTTCGCAATGGCGTTCTCCATCCGGTGGACGATGAACTTGATCCGCTTCTGCACTTCCGTGAGCTCTTCCGGCAGCGAAGTCTGGCGCAGCTTCACGCGCGCCCCGGCTTCGTCCATCAGGTCAATGGCTTTGTCCGGCAGGAAGCGGTCCGGGATGTAGCGGTTGGAGTGATACACGGCGAACTCAATGGCGTCGTCGGTGTAGGTGACCGCATGGAACTTCTCATAACGTTCCTTGATCCCGTAAATGATCTTGACGGCCTCGGCCTCGTTCGGAGGCGGAACTTTCACCGCCTGGAAGCGACGTTCCAGCGACCGGTCTTTTTCAATGGACTTGCGGTATTCGCCCGGCGTGGTGGCGCCGATGCACTGAATTTCGCCGCGCGAAAGCGCCGGCTTAAGGATGTTGGCCGCGTCCAGCGAGCCTTCGGCCGATCCGGCCCCCACCAGAGTATGCAGCTCATCAATAAAGATGATGCTGTTCTGGTTCTCCATCAGTTCTTTCATGATGGTCTTGAGCCGCTCTTCGAATTGTCCGCGGTATTTGGTTCCGGCCACGATCAGCGAGAGATCGAGCCCGAGAATTCTCTTGTCCGCCAGGAAGGACGGTACTTCGCCATCGGCGATGCGCTGGGCCAGGCCTTCAACGATCGCCGTCTTGCCTACGCCCGGTTCGCCGATCAGCACGGGATTGTTCTTGGTGCGCCGGCACAGGATTTGGACCACACGCTCCACTTCGCCCTCACGGCCGACGAGCGGGTCCAACTGGCTGTCCATGGCGGCCTGCGTCAGGTCGCGGGAAAATTCCGCCAGCAAAGATGATTCGCGCGATTGTCCGCGCTGGGGCTGGGCTTTTTCCTGGGTGCTGCGCGCCAGTTCCTCGCGGATGGCGCTCAAGCGGAGTCCACGCTCGTGCAGGATCTCGGCGGCAAAGCACTTTTCTTCCCGCAGCAATCCCAGCAGCAGGTGTTCCGTGCCGATATGCTTGTGGCTGAGGCGCTCCGCCTCTTCCGCCGCATAGGCCAGGACCCGCTTGCACTCGTTGCTCAAAGGAAGATCAACGGACGTGGAGACCTTCTCCCGGATCGTGGTATGCCCTTCAATCTGCTTGCGGATTGATTCCACCGATGCGTGGGAGCGCAGAAAACGGTTCGTCAGAGCTTTATCTTCGCGCAGCAGACCCAGCAGCAGGTGTTCCGTCTCAATGTACGGAGAACCGAACTGGCTGGCCTCATACCGGGCAAAAAATATGACGCGCCGGGCTTTTTCTGTGTACCGCTCGAACATGTTCCCTCACCCCAGATGCCCCCGGTCACCTCTGCCTGAAGCATCTCTCTCTTCCCCCGGTACGAACCCCCGTACTCCCAGGAAGAAGCTTTCCGTCCGGACCTTGTCCCCCGTCACGGGGAGTATTGCAGGCCGGACAAACTTTCCTTGTCTGCCACTCTTTCTGCTCGGCAGACTAAACCTTAAATCTCGTCCTCTCGCCCTATCTTAATTCTTTAGCAGCGTTCTTCAAGCAGAACCGGGCGACACCTCCTCGACCCGGCCCTGATGCATCTTTAGTACACGGTCGCACCGGTGGGCGAACTCGAGGTTGTGGGTGACGATGAGGGAAGTGAGCCTGTACTCGCGATGCAACCGTTGCAGCAGACCGAAGACCAACTCGGCCGTGCGATTGTCCAGATCACCCGTGGGCTCATCGGCCATCAAAAGCTTGGGTCCCGTTACCAGGGCCCTGGCCAAAGCCACCCGTTGCTGCTCGCCTCCGGAGAGTTCCCCGGCTCGATGATGGCTGCGGCTTTCCAGTCCGACTTCGCGCATCCATCCACCGGCGGTTTCCATCGCCTTACGGTACCCGGTGCCTCTCATTAGAAGCGGCATAGCAACATTCTCCTGCGCCGTAAATTCCGGCAACAGGTAGTGAAACTGCCAAACAAAACCGAGCTCGCGGTTGCGAAAATCTGCCGCCGCATCTTCGCTCAGCTTCGTCACTGGAATCTGGGCGCAGTATACGTCACCGGCAGAAGCACGATCAAGAGTCCCTAAGATATGCAAAAGGCTACTCTTACCCGCGCCGGATTCGCCCACGATGGCAAGCATTTCCCCCTTCCTCACCTGGAAGGACAAGTTTTCAAAGAGCACCAAATCCGTCTGTCCGGACTTGTAAACCTTCTTAAGTCCATCAACGCGAACCATTTCGGGCTGATGTTCCATTAGATGCACCGCCTTGCCTGATTGGTGCAATCGGTAGCTAACTGTTGCACTTTCATTGCCGTTCGGCCAATGAAAGTGCGTGTATAGTATGAACCCTGAGTGTGGGTGCTAGACTCCATTATTTCCTGTACAAGTATCCTCAAGATTTCATTAATTTCCCTAATTCTTGATAAGACTGCGGAACGCGAATACGCAAGTCTGCGTTCTTGTGTGCCTGGCGCGCAATAGGGTTGATTACTCATAGCGTAATGCTTCCGCGGGCAAAACGCGCGCCGCTGACCAGGAGGGATATAGTGTGGCAACAAAGGACACCAGCAGCGCCACCGCCGCCACCAGCAGCCCGTGCGTCCATTGCGGCGCAAACGGCACATGGTTAATGGAATAGACTTCCGGGTTGAGGGGAATAAACCGGTATTTGGCCCCCGCCAACGACACGGCATACCCCACGATCAGCCCCAGCGCCGTCCCAATCAGTCCAATCAGCACGCCTTGCACAATGAAGATGCCTCGCACCTGCTGGCGCCGCGCCCCCATAGACATTAAAACCGCGATGTCCTTGGTTTTTTCCATCACCATCATGATCAGCGAGATCAGAATGTTCAGGGCTGCGACAAAAACGATCAGTCCGATGACCAGAAATGTCACAATCCCCTCCAACCGCAGGGCGCGAAACAGCGCGCGGTTTTGCTCCATCCAGTTAGTGGCCATAAAACGCGGGCCGGCAACGCTTTGTAGTTCTTCGCCCACTGAGGCCGCTTTATACAGGTCGTCAATCTTGAACTCAATGACAGATATCACATCGCCCAGACCCCACAGCCGTTGCGCGTCCGCCAGACGAATGAATCCCCACGTATTGTCATAGTTGTAGAAGCCGGAACTGAAGATCCCCACCACTTTGAACTTCTGATACTTGGGCACCGTGCCAAATGGCGTGAGCTCGCCTTCCGGACTGATGACCTGAATGATGGAGCCCACGGTGGCCCCAATGGTCTCAGCCAAATCTTTACCTAGCACGATGGGCGGGAGTTCTTTGGGGACGATGCTGCAATTATTGTCATCTTTTGGACAAGGCGGCGGACCTGGGGCAGGATTGAGCGGCTCGGCTGAGCCGATTTTTACCGATTTCAGTAGCTCGCTCACCCGATTTTCATATTCCGGGATTACACCCTTTAGAATCATCCCCGACGCATGCGCCCCGCGGCTGGCCAGAACTTCTTCGTATAGCGCGGGCGACGCCGCCACCACATGCGGCTGCTTCTCCATTTTGGCCATAACTTGCTGCCAATCCGTGATGCCGGGAGAAGACTTGGCTCCTTGCAGGCCGACATGCGCGGTGGAGCCGAGCAACTGGTTTTGCATGTCACGCTGGAAGCCGCCGTTGATGGAGAGCGCAACGATCAGGCTGGCCACGCCCGCCGCCACGCCCACGATGGAAATCGCCGTGATCACGCCGATCACCGCCTGACGGCGCTTGGCCCGCAGGTAACGCGCGGCGACAAACACTTCAAATTTCATGCGCCAGCCCCGTTGCCCTGCGGCGTATTTCGCCGGTGGAAGCCCGGCAGTGCGAACAGTGGCACGCGCGTCTGGTACTCGCGATAGCGCGCACCGAACCTGGCCAGCAGCTCGCGTTCTTCCATGGCAATCATCGCGGGAAAAGTAATCGCCAGGCTGATCGCCAGCAAAACAAAGTTGACGGTTAGCCCGCTGCCGAGCGTCCAGGCAGCGAAGTTGGACAGATGGGCGAGGTAAATCGGATGGCGCATGGAGGCGTGCAGCCCGGTGGTGACCAGTTCCTGCTCGTGCTCTTGCGGGCGCAATTCGGCCTCGCCGGACAGCTTGTGTCCGCCGAACTCAGAAAAAATCCGTGCGTAGGTGCGCACTCCGATCACAAAGAGAAGAAGCGCGGGAAGCCACATCCATGGAGTGGAATAGAGTCGCAGCCCATGCCAGGGCCAGGTGATCCAGCCTTCGGCGGCGACAATGGCCGCCCAGATGGGCAGCAGCGCCAGGTAAGGAGACCGTTTCATCTTCCGCCAGCGCGCGGCCAAGGGATGGATGGCGAACCAGAACAGCGGAATGCTGCTGTACACAACTCCCACCAACCAGGGGATGAGAAGCAGCTTGGCCTCCATGAGAGTGATTGTAACAGTCCGTTTGTGTCAATCTCCAATTCCCGCGTTGCGGCAAAGCCATGTGCGAATACAAATCGCGTAACGAGTGAGAAAGAGTCGAAGAGCCCATGGTCCAGCGCCGGAGGCGCGGTCACAGGTTAGCCCACCGTGAGGCGAGCGCAGCGAAGCCGGAACGGTGGGGACGGTGCGCAAAATCCACGAGCCCCGGAGGGGCGACACTAGCTAGCGCTGGTATTTAGAATAAATTCCGACCGTTCATGCTTTCTAAAGCCAAGGCAAAAAAGCAAAAATCAATTCACAAGCAGCCCCTCATCCGCTGCGTGATCTTCGACCTGGATGACACGCTCTACGACTGCCTGGGGCAGCGCGTGCGTCCGGCGCACCGCTACGCCGCGCGAGCCATGGTTAAGGCCGGAGTCTTCAAAGCGCAAACCAAGGCCACCGTGGACGCCGTGTACCGCGCGCGCCTCCAGGCCTTTCATCACGACCCCATGCTGAAACACATTGATGCGGAAGTCTGCCGCAAGTTCGGCGCCGCCGATCCAGAGGCCGTCAGCAAGGCGGCGCGCGACGCCTACTTTAACTGTCCCGTCGGCAAGCTGACTCTTTTCCGGGGAACTCTGCCTCTCCTTCGCATGTTGCACGCTCGCGGGGTGCGCGTCTTCGTAGTCAGCTTCGGCGAGCCCAAGACGCAGAAGGCAAAAGTGAAGGCCCTGGGACTTGACGGCCATCCCGCCATTGACAAGATTTTTTACGCCGACCGCGACAAGCTCATGACCAAAGAGGCGGCGTTCCAAATCATCCAGCAGGAGCTGGACCTGCCGGCGAAACAGGTGCTGATCGTCGGCGACCGCGCCAGCAGCGAAATCCGCGCCGGCAACGAACTCGGTATGCACACCGTACGCATCCGCCGCGGCGAGTTTGCGGCGCAGGATGAGCAAGGGCCGGACGAGCAACCGGACTACGTGGTGCGAAACATTTCAGAGGTAAGAAAGCTGCCGTTTGTGTGGGCTGACCGCGACAAAGTCCACCACGGAGGCACGGAGACACGGAGGAAATCAGGCAAGTAACAAATTAGGAGCACAAACAGTTTTCTTTTTTCCCTGCAGGTGTCAATCTAAAACTAGCAGATCGAGTGAACCCAACCCTCCCCCGCTTTTCTCCGTGCCTCCGTGTCTCCGTGGTGAGATGTCTCACCGCACCACGGTCTTGGCCGTCGCCACGTTGTCATAGCGGTCATAGACCCGCACCACGACGACATGCTCAGTCGAAGATGACGCCGCACTTTTTCCGGCAGGCTTCTTTGGTTCAGGCTGAGAATCCGCGGGCAACGCAATCCTGAAATCGTAGTTTTCGGTCTTGGCGTCAGAAATCTGGCCCACCGGCTCCAGATACTGCCAGTCGCCGGCATCCACCGAGTATTCGGCGCGTTTGATGGGAGAGAAATCGTCGATGGCGTGGAAGGTCACATGCAGCCCCGCGGCCTCGGCGCGGCCTGAGAGTCCTTCGATGCGCGGAGCGGTGTTGTCCACCTCAAAGCGCAGGCTCAGCTTTTCGTCGCTGAGGGCTTCGTCCGGCGTGTGTGACGGCGCATCGCTGGCCACCACCTTGAGCATGTAGCCGCCGTCGGGGAGCAGCCCGGAATCAAAGGAATAGAACTTGTCGATGATGCCGGACTTCAGCAACTTCCAATCGCGTTCGTTGTCGCCGCGATAGTAGACGGAAAAAACCAGGTTGTCGTCATTGTCGTCGTGAGCGCCCCAACGCGCGGCCACGTAGGAGCGGTCCCGGCTGGCCTGCACGGGAACTTCCATTTTGGGCATGGGCATCTGTGGCTGCGAGCCCAAATTGATGGTCACCACGTCCGGCTGGACCATGTGCGGCTGCGCCACAATGCGCGCTCCCGTCTGCACCGCGATCTCTTCCACCACCGGCGCCACGTTCTTGGGAAGATAGTTGACGCTGACTTCGTCAATCTCCGTGGACGGGCTGGCCGGCTTGAGCACGGCGCGCCATTGCACGAAGCGCGCCGCGGGAACTTCCAGGCGCGCGTCTTTGCCCAGGTCAATTCGCGTCCAGGCGCTCCAGTTGTGGTCGGGATTGTCCACGTTGCCGCTGCGGGCAAACAGCTCAAAGCTGCCGCGCCCGCGGACCTCCGCGCGTCCCCAGCGGGAAAAGATTTTTGCGTCCTGGACGTCGCTTTCAAACGAGCCTTCACTCTCCGTCTGGCTGCTCAGCAAAAAGATCTTCCCCAGGTTGCTGCTGGAGCAATACAGGGCGCCGTTGGCGGCGTGCGCGAACCCCGTCACTTGGTTGGCGCTGGCCTTGATGAGATCAGTGAACTGGCCGTTCTTCTCGATGGAAAAAATTCTTCCTTTGTTTCCGGTGCCGGCGATCAAGCGCCCGGCAGAATCAAAGTCCAGCGCGTAGACAATGTCTTCCTTGGACGACCAAAGCTTTTTGGGCGAGCCGTCCGGCGCGATCATGAAAATGTCGGAACCGCTCAGATTCAAATTGCCGACAAACGGCATGGCCGTGGGCGGAGGAGCGCCCGGCGCCATCAGCATCTGAGGTTGTAACGGCATAACGCCCGCCGGCGGCCCAGCGCGCCGTTCGCCCGTGCCTGCGGCATAGATATTTCCCACCGCATCCACCGCCAGCGCGGTGATCTCCTTGCGCGGGGCAGCATAGAGCGCGAATCCCTCGCCCGCGGGTGTGATGCGGTAGATCAGCGCGTTGCCGTCCGAACCTGCGATCAAGTTGCCTTTGGGGTCAAAGGCCAGCGCGCGGATGTGCGCTTCATCAGACTTGAAGAACACCGCGCCTTGCCCGCTTTTTTCCCCTCGCCCGCTGGTCTCTACGCGAAAGATTTCACCGTTCTCGCCCGTCGCCACGTAGAGCCGTCCTTGGCCGTCCAGGGCCAAGGCCCATATGTATTTGGTCTTGGGGTCGAAGAACTCGGCTGAAGTCCATTCAGAGGCTGCCGCCTGCGCTGGTTTGGCCGCCGCGCGGGTGATTTTGTACACCTTGCCGTCGGGCGCGGTGGCGGCATAGATGGCGCCGTCGCCGGCCAGGGCCAGGGCCTGGACCTGCAATTCCTTGGCTTCAAAGATCACGGCAGCTTTGCCGTCGGGCGTGATGCGATAGACGCGGGCCTGAGCTCCCGTGGCCGCGTACACCGCGCCGTCTTTGTCCGCGACGATGTTCCAAATGTAGGTGGAAGGGCTGGTATAAATCGTTTTGAACGCCGGGGCCAGCTCCAGGTAGCCGTCGCTGCGGATGGCCACGCTGCGCGAGGTGCCGCGTTCAAAATCTTCGTAACCGGTTTCTTTCCACTGGCGCGTGCCTTGGGACCACGCCGAACCGGCGCACAAAAGGACAAAGAGAGCAGAGCAGACTGGTTTCATCACGGTTCCAAGATTAACAGCTCAGCGCTATTGGATGGCGCCGCGGACCAAGAACGGCTATTTGATAGTCAGGGTGATTACCTGGGCGCCGCTTACCACGTAACCCACCGGCGTAGAAGACTCACGCACCGCGGATTCGGCGAACACCATCATCTCCTGCGTGGCCCGCATCCCGTCCATCACGTTCATCACGGAAAGCGGCATGGCCGGCATCACTTTGTCTTCCACCGTGGCTTGCGGGCTGGCTTCCAGCAAAGAAACGTAGAGCCGGTCATTGCGATGCTCGTTGTTGAGCTGTTCGATGGTGGAGTTCAAGTCCAAACGCTTGGCGAATGCCGGGAAGGCCCGGCGTGAGCGTTCCAGAGTGTCAGCGTCGCTCACCAGGATGCGCAGCGTGCCTTTGGGCAACGAAGCCGGCAGGTGCACCGGAATGCGGCGGACAATGCGCTCGCCGCGGTAAGGACGCAGCACAGCTTCAATGGTGATTTCGTCTCCAGCCCGCGCTTCAGTCAGATCAGTGCGGGCAATTTCCAGCACGGCGGAACGGCGGTCATGCTCCAGGCTAAAATCCAATGACACGCCGCCGACTTTCGGCGCCTGGAACGGGTTGTCATAGATCCGTCCAAAGCGCTCGCCCAGGGCCATGGCCACGGCGAAGGCCGTCGGCATGTTGTCTGCGGGAGAAAACAAGTTGGCCAGGCGAACGTCCGGATACCCGGTCACATGGATGCTTCCGTTCATGCGATAAGTGGTTTCTTCGCTGTACTGGTTCATGCCCATTAGCGAGTTATAAACCGTGGCCATCATCATGAGCGGTGTCAGCCGCGCACTGTTGAGCACTTCATAGTGGAATTCCTTGGCGCCGCTATCGCCGTGGATGGTGAGGGTGATGGGGATCATCTGCGCGTCGCGATGAAAGCGCCCCAGGATTCCTGTCCGGCGGTCTTGCACAAACGCGCCTACCGGCTCGGTGGTATTGATGATCTTGAACGAACCCAGCGGCGTGGCCAGGGTAGTGATCACGCTGGCTTTGGTCATGGGCATTTCCACCATGCCATATTGCGTAATGGGATGGCCGCAGGCCAGGAGATGCTCGGCGTCCATGTAAGTGACGGTGCAGGTGGCCGATACGTCCATGTCGCCTTTGACCAGGACCGCGCTCACGGCGGAACCGGCTTCCATGGGTTCCGGCTGCTTTTCATTGCTGGCCGAACCCGCGCCCATCACTGGGACCACTCCCGCCGCGGCGAACTGGGGCGCAAACAGCTTGATGGTGGCTTCGTCGAACCCGTTGAACACGATCGGCGCGCCAATCGGCTGGAGGATTTGCGCGTAGCTCTGCAAGTCGTATCCGCCGCTGCCGCCCGCGGAGACGGCGCTCGGGCTGCCGGCCTTCTTCGTGTTGTCCGGCCGCGGGGCTGAACCTGCGGGTGGAATGCTCCGGTCAAATTCGTTGATCTCCAGCATCTGCTGGATGGGCGTAACCCCGGCGATAGGCTCCTTGCTGAAGGTCCCCATCCGGTAGGCGATGGCCCCCAGCAGCTTGCCATCAATGTAAACCGGGCTGCCGCTCATCCCCGAAACTACTCCGGTGTATTCGGGTTTCTCTCCATGCAGGCGCACCAGCACCACGTCATTCTTGGGGCCGTTCATGTTGCGGAGCAGACCCAAAACCTCCACGTCCATGGCCTCCGGGCGCACGCCTTCAAACACCGTGTACGCCACGCCTTTCATGCCGGGACGGACTTCATCCACGGTCATGAACTTGATTTGGCTGGTTGGAATCTTGCCGGCGGCGCTGGCGTTGGGGGCGGTTTGGGGCGATGCCAGGCCGGAAAAGACGAAGAGAGCGACGAGTAACACAACAGCTTTTTTCATACGCCTTTTTTCTTACAACTTGACGGCTACACTCATTCCCGCGGACCCCAGTACAGACACTTCTCTGAGCTCGCAAAAAGGGCTTCTGACAAGTTGCGTTCGTGCATCTATACTAATGTACAAATCCTAAAAAAGGCACCTGGAAATGCACCCGATATCTGCCATTAAAACGCTTAGTTCCCTCAAGACCGTCCCCCGCTGGGCAGCCTTGCTCGTCATCACGATCGCTCTTTGCCTGGCCTTGCCTGCGGCGCTTGTTGCGCAGAGCCAGCCGTCGCAATCGCCCAGCCCCACCCCGTCCCCCACCCCGGCGAAACAAACCGGCAGCGGAGAGGCCGGAGGTCCGCAGGGCGATATTGGCCCCATCGCCATTCCCAAGAAAAAAGACGAGCCGCCCAAGAAAGAGGAAGCTCCCAAGGGCCCCAAGAAGATTGAGGGGATGCCCGAATTTACCCTGCGGGCCAGTGCCGCTCTGGTGACCCTGGATGTGGGCGTGCTGACCAAAGACGGCATATTCGTCCCGGGACTCAAGCAGCAGAATTTCCGCGTGCTGGAAGACGGCGTACCGCAGACCATCACCAGCTTTGGCCAGACCCAGGCGCCCATCACCGCGGTGATGCTGGTGGAGTTCTCCAAGAACTTCTACGCTTTTGCCGCCGACTCCATCTACGCGTCCGCGACCTTCGCCCAAACCATGAAGAAAGAAGACTGGATTGCGCTGATTACCTACGATATTCGCCCGCACATCCTGGCCGACTTTACCCAGGACAAGCGCGACATCTACGAAGGGCTGCGCAGCCTGCAGTTCGCCATGTCGGCGGAGAGCAATCTTTTCGACGCGCTCTATGACACCATTGACCGGCTGGAAGGCGTGGAAGGCCGCAAATATATCATTCTGATTTCCAGCGGACGCGACACCTTCAGCAAAAGGACCCTGGACCAGATGCTCAAGAAGATCCAAGGGACCAAAGACATTGCCATCTATACCGTCAGCACCGGCCAGGCCCTGCGCAATTATGCTGAGACCCATGGGCTCATGAGCTACCTGTGCGGCATCACCACCTTCAACTGCAACATGGAGTTTCTCCAGGCTGATAATCAGCTCAAAAGCTTCGCCAAGATGACCGGTGGCCGGTACTACCAGCCTCTATTTTCCGCCCAGTTTAGGGAAGCCTTCGGTGATATGGCAGAAGCCATCCGCAACCAGTACGCCATCGCCTATCACCCGAGCAACTCAGCGCAAGATGGGGCCTTCCGGAAAATCAAAGTCGAACTGGTGGGCCCGGACGGCAGTCCGCTGAAAATGCGCGACCAAAAAGGCAAAGACGTGAAGTACCAGGTGATCGCGCGCGACGGCTATAAAGCCAAGAGGGAAGTGGAGTAAGGCAGATTGGTAATTGGGTAATTTGGTAATTGAAAAACGGACCGCGTTGTCCTCGGCGGTCTTGATGGCTCCTGGCGCCCCGCTTGTGAAGATCAAGTTGGGGAGCGCTCAATTACCAACTTACCAATTTATTCATTTACCCAATTTCATTAGTGGAAGAAATGCTGAAGTAGCAAGAACATTCCTACCCCCGCAAAGACCGCCAGCGCCACCAGGGTGCCGGGTTCGCGGTTGACTTCCGGAATCAGGTCAGAAGCCGCCACGTAAAGCGTTACTCCGGCGGAGAGGGGCAGCCCGGCGCGGAGTGATCGGGTAAAG
Encoded proteins:
- a CDS encoding HAD family hydrolase, which produces MLSKAKAKKQKSIHKQPLIRCVIFDLDDTLYDCLGQRVRPAHRYAARAMVKAGVFKAQTKATVDAVYRARLQAFHHDPMLKHIDAEVCRKFGAADPEAVSKAARDAYFNCPVGKLTLFRGTLPLLRMLHARGVRVFVVSFGEPKTQKAKVKALGLDGHPAIDKIFYADRDKLMTKEAAFQIIQQELDLPAKQVLIVGDRASSEIRAGNELGMHTVRIRRGEFAAQDEQGPDEQPDYVVRNISEVRKLPFVWADRDKVHHGGTETRRKSGK
- a CDS encoding isoprenylcysteine carboxylmethyltransferase family protein; the protein is MEAKLLLIPWLVGVVYSSIPLFWFAIHPLAARWRKMKRSPYLALLPIWAAIVAAEGWITWPWHGLRLYSTPWMWLPALLLFVIGVRTYARIFSEFGGHKLSGEAELRPQEHEQELVTTGLHASMRHPIYLAHLSNFAAWTLGSGLTVNFVLLAISLAITFPAMIAMEERELLARFGARYREYQTRVPLFALPGFHRRNTPQGNGAGA
- a CDS encoding SpoIVB peptidase S55, with protein sequence MKKAVVLLVALFVFSGLASPQTAPNASAAGKIPTSQIKFMTVDEVRPGMKGVAYTVFEGVRPEAMDVEVLGLLRNMNGPKNDVVLVRLHGEKPEYTGVVSGMSGSPVYIDGKLLGAIAYRMGTFSKEPIAGVTPIQQMLEINEFDRSIPPAGSAPRPDNTKKAGSPSAVSAGGSGGYDLQSYAQILQPIGAPIVFNGFDEATIKLFAPQFAAAGVVPVMGAGSASNEKQPEPMEAGSAVSAVLVKGDMDVSATCTVTYMDAEHLLACGHPITQYGMVEMPMTKASVITTLATPLGSFKIINTTEPVGAFVQDRRTGILGRFHRDAQMIPITLTIHGDSGAKEFHYEVLNSARLTPLMMMATVYNSLMGMNQYSEETTYRMNGSIHVTGYPDVRLANLFSPADNMPTAFAVAMALGERFGRIYDNPFQAPKVGGVSLDFSLEHDRRSAVLEIARTDLTEARAGDEITIEAVLRPYRGERIVRRIPVHLPASLPKGTLRILVSDADTLERSRRAFPAFAKRLDLNSTIEQLNNEHRNDRLYVSLLEASPQATVEDKVMPAMPLSVMNVMDGMRATQEMMVFAESAVRESSTPVGYVVSGAQVITLTIK
- a CDS encoding ATP-dependent Clp protease ATP-binding subunit, with the protein product MFERYTEKARRVIFFARYEASQFGSPYIETEHLLLGLLREDKALTNRFLRSHASVESIRKQIEGHTTIREKVSTSVDLPLSNECKRVLAYAAEEAERLSHKHIGTEHLLLGLLREEKCFAAEILHERGLRLSAIREELARSTQEKAQPQRGQSRESSLLAEFSRDLTQAAMDSQLDPLVGREGEVERVVQILCRRTKNNPVLIGEPGVGKTAIVEGLAQRIADGEVPSFLADKRILGLDLSLIVAGTKYRGQFEERLKTIMKELMENQNSIIFIDELHTLVGAGSAEGSLDAANILKPALSRGEIQCIGATTPGEYRKSIEKDRSLERRFQAVKVPPPNEAEAVKIIYGIKERYEKFHAVTYTDDAIEFAVYHSNRYIPDRFLPDKAIDLMDEAGARVKLRQTSLPEELTEVQKRIKFIVHRMENAIANHEFEKARFYSDEERKERENLRALREKYHLDESATGVVNREDIEEVVSRWTGVPVTSIKEEETQKLLRVEEELHKRVISQDKAISALARSIRRSRAGLKSPNRPIGSFLFLGPTGVGKTEVARTLAQFLFGSEKSLIRFDMSEFMEKHSVSKLIGSPPGYVGYEEGGQLTERVKRSPYSVVLLDEIEKAHPDVFNILLQVLEDGQLTDGLGNTVDFKNIIIVMTSNIGARHLMKRKGLGFSMDKEEMVNEKVEDLVKQEVKKTFNPEFLNRLDEVIIFNALADGDLIQILELLVQQLNGNLAQRHITITVNEEAKKWILDKTLSDRSYGARPLRRALQRYIEDPLSEALIQGTITTRPAFIEVYLEGDSLFYRQVGDGQEKTEGVILYNN
- a CDS encoding ABC transporter permease; its protein translation is MKFEVFVAARYLRAKRRQAVIGVITAISIVGVAAGVASLIVALSINGGFQRDMQNQLLGSTAHVGLQGAKSSPGITDWQQVMAKMEKQPHVVAASPALYEEVLASRGAHASGMILKGVIPEYENRVSELLKSVKIGSAEPLNPAPGPPPCPKDDNNCSIVPKELPPIVLGKDLAETIGATVGSIIQVISPEGELTPFGTVPKYQKFKVVGIFSSGFYNYDNTWGFIRLADAQRLWGLGDVISVIEFKIDDLYKAASVGEELQSVAGPRFMATNWMEQNRALFRALRLEGIVTFLVIGLIVFVAALNILISLIMMVMEKTKDIAVLMSMGARRQQVRGIFIVQGVLIGLIGTALGLIVGYAVSLAGAKYRFIPLNPEVYSINHVPFAPQWTHGLLVAAVALLVSFVATLYPSWSAARVLPAEALRYE
- a CDS encoding ABC transporter ATP-binding protein, whose translation is MEHQPEMVRVDGLKKVYKSGQTDLVLFENLSFQVRKGEMLAIVGESGAGKSSLLHILGTLDRASAGDVYCAQIPVTKLSEDAAADFRNRELGFVWQFHYLLPEFTAQENVAMPLLMRGTGYRKAMETAGGWMREVGLESRSHHRAGELSGGEQQRVALARALVTGPKLLMADEPTGDLDNRTAELVFGLLQRLHREYRLTSLIVTHNLEFAHRCDRVLKMHQGRVEEVSPGSA